One genomic region from Gossypium hirsutum isolate 1008001.06 chromosome D13, Gossypium_hirsutum_v2.1, whole genome shotgun sequence encodes:
- the LOC107918942 gene encoding MADS-box protein CMB1-like — MGRGRVELKRIENKINRQVTFAKRRNGLLKKAYELSILCDAEVALIIFSNRGKLYEFCSTSSMAKTLEKYNSYTYGALEPGQTEIDAQSNYQEYLKLKSKVEVLQQSQRHFLGEEIADLGTKELEQLEHQLDFSLKKIRSTKMQLMIDQLSELQTKEEVLLETNRNLRMKLDGSGPSMRSSWETGEHSIPYNHPPPPPQSEGFFEPLHCNNSLQIGYNPISVTVEDTATASALAPSGFIPGWML, encoded by the exons ATGGGGAGAGGAAGAGTGGAGTTGAAGAGGATCGAGAACAAGATAAATCGACAGGTGACGTTTGCAAAGAGGAGGAATGGTTTGCTAAAGAAGGCTtatgagctttcaattctttgtGATGCTGAGGTTGCTCTTATCATTTTTTCTAATCGTGGCAAGCTCTATGAGTTTTGCAGCACTTCTAg CATGGCTAAGACACTTGAGAAGTACAACAGTTACACCTACGGAGCATTGGAACCTGGTCAAACGGAAATTGACGCACAG AGCAATTACCAGGAATATTTAAAGCTCAAATCAAAAGTTGAGGTCCTTCAGCAATCACAGAG ACATTTTCTTGGGGAAGAAATAGCGGACTTGGGCACTAAGGAACTGGAGCAGCTTGAGCATCAGTTGGACTTCTCATTGAAGAAAATCAGGTCCACAAAG ATGCAGTTGATGATTGACCAACTTTCTGAACTGCAAACAAAG GAAGAAGTCCTACTGGAAACCAACAGAAACTTGAGAATGAAG TTGGATGGAAGTGGTCCATCAATGAGATCATCATGGGAAACGGGGGAGCACAGCATTCCATACAACCATCCACCACCTCCTCCTCAGTCAGAGGGATTTTTTGAGCCTTTACACTGTAACAATTCATTGCAAATTGG GTACAACCCTATTAGTGTAACAGTTGAGGACACTGCTACAGCCTCTGCACTTGCACCAAGTGGATTCATCCCTGGTTGGATGCTTTGA